Proteins co-encoded in one Falco rusticolus isolate bFalRus1 chromosome 14, bFalRus1.pri, whole genome shotgun sequence genomic window:
- the SYTL4 gene encoding synaptotagmin-like protein 4, protein MPGGAMSEAVDLSFLSDAERDLILQVLQRDEELRKAEERRIRRLKNELLEIRRKGAKRGSQRYSERTCARCQQSLGRVSPKANTCRGCNHLVCQDCRSYSLNSSWRCKVCTKEAELKKTTGDWFYDQRVNRFANRLGSDMVRLSLRHRSAASKRETVGQTLLQKAQLNEPKSSPTAQQQSPPAPQKGPSLFPDASDPRDGKSDTESMENMSLDGYRPSPGGGGRSNSLERAAPLRDGKQAAAPAGPAASSLTLPLRSKNAFSDRRGAAVGSCSSALVDEHETIFKKNPRRVVRPADYTKSVIDLRPEDFVGEGSSLGDRSKSVPGLNTELEEEEEDIDNLVEIHRQRVARGSMRSGTSLSTLGSMVSIYSEAGDFGNVAVTGGISFSLSYEQKTQTLFIHVKECRQLAYGDEGKKRSNPYVKTYLLPDKSRQGKRKTTIKRNTINPLYNELLKYEINKSLLLARTLQFSVWHHDRFGRNTFLGEVEVPLDTWNFENHLEEFLPLHGKIGADAAGLHQYKGELVVSMKYIPSSKHPGAGKGRKGKTGEGGELQVWIKEAKNLTAAKSGGTSDSFVKGYLLPHKTKASKRKTPVVKKTLNPHYNHTFVYNGINPEDLQHICLELTVWDREPLSSNDFLGGVRLGVGNGMSNGQAVDWMDSTGEELNLWQKMCQYPGSWAEGTLQLRSTMAKLRP, encoded by the exons ATGCCGGGCGGAGCGATGTCGGAGGCCGTGGATCTGTCCTTCCTCTCGGACGCGGAGAGGGATCTGATCCTGCAGGTCCTGCAGCGCGACGAGGAGCTCCGCAAAGCAGAGGAGCGGAGGATCAG GCGCCTGAAGAACGAGCTGCTGGAGATCCGGCGCAAGGGGGCCAAGCGGGGCAGCCAGCGCTACAGCGAGCGGACATGTGCCcgctgccagcagagcctgggccGCGTCAGCCCCAAGGCCAACACCTGCCGGGGCTGCAACCACTTGGTGTGCCAGGACTGCCGTTCCTACAGCCTCAACAGCTCCTGGCGCTGCAAAGTCTGCACCAAGGAGGC cgAGCTGAAGAAGACGACGGGTGACTGGTTCTATGACCAGAGGGTCAACCGCTTCGCCAACCGGCTGGGCAGTGACATGGTGCGGCTGTCCCTGCGGCACAGGTCGGCAG CCAGCAAAAGAGAGACCGTGGGACAAACCCTTCTCCAGAAAGCCCAGCTCAACGAGCCCAAAAGCtcccccacagcccagcagcaaagcccccCGGCACCCCAGAAGGGGCCCAG TTTGTTCCCGGATGCTTCAGACCCTCGGGATGGCAAAAGCGACACAGAATCCATGGAAAACATGAGCCTGGATGGCTACAGACCTAGTCCTGGTGGTGGGGGCAG AAGTAACTCCTTGGAGAGAGCTGCCCCTCTCAGAGATGGAAAACAGGCGGCTGCACCAGCAGgacctgctgcctccagcctgaCCCTCCCTCTCCGCTCCAAAAACGCATTCTCTGACAGACGG ggtgctgccgtggggagctgcagcagtgccttgGTGGACGAGCACGAAACGATATTCAAGAAGAATCCCCGGCGGGTGGTGAGGCCTGCGG ACTACACCAAGTCGGTGATCGACCTGCGCCCAGAAGATTTTGTGGGGGAAGGCAGCTCTTTGGGGGACCGGAGCAAGTCGGTCCCTGGCCTCAACACAGAGCTG gaggaggaagaggaggatatTGATAATCTGGTGGAGATCCATCGCCAGAGGGTGGCCCGCGGCAGCATGCGCAGTGGCACCTCCTTG AGCACACTGGGGAGCATGGTCAGCATTTACAGCGAGGCTGGTGACTTTGGCAACGTCGCGGTCACCGGGGGAATCTCCTTTTCCCTGAGCTACGAGCAGAAGACACAGACCTTGTTCATTCATGTGAAGGAGTGTCGTCAGCTGGCCTATGGGGACGAGGGCAAGAAGCGCTCCAACCC GTACGTGAAGACCTACCTCCTGCCTGACAAATCCCGGCAAGGGAAACGCAAGACGACCATCAAACGCAACACCATCAACCCCCTGTACAATGAGCTGCTGAAG TATGAGATTAACAAGTCCCTCCTGCTTGCGAGGACACTGCAGTTCTCAGTCTGGCACCACGATCGCTTTGGCCGCAACACGTTCCTGGGGGAGGTGGAAGTCCCACTGGACACCTGGAACTTCGAGAACCACCTGGAGGAGTTTCTGCCCCTGCATGGCAAG ATCGGGGCAGATGCTGCTGGTCTCCACCAGTACAAGGGGGAGCTGGTTGTCTCCATGAAGTACATCCCATCTTCCAAACACCCTGGGGCCGGCAAAGGCAGGAAGG GCAAAACAGGGGAAGGTGGTGAGCTCCAGGTCTGGATCAAAGAAGCCAAGAACCTCACAGCTGCCAAATCTGGGGGGACCTCAGACAGCTTTGTCAAGGG CTACCTCCTgccacacaaaaccaaagcctCCAAGAGGAAGACGCCTGTGGTGAAGAAGACCCTGAACCCTCATTACAACCACACCTTTGTCTACAACGGCATCAACCCCGAGGACCTGCAGCACATCTGCCTGGAGCTGACGGTCTGGGACAGGGAGCCACTGTCCAGCAATGACTTTCTCGGGGGTGTCCGTCTGGGGGTGGGCAATG GCATGAGCAACGGGCAGGCTGTGGACTGGATGGACTCCACGGGTGAAGAGCTGAATCTGTGGCAGAAGATGTGCCAGTACCCAGGCTCGTGGGCAGAGGGGACGCTCCAGCTCCGCTCCACCATGGCCAAGCTGAGGCCATAG
- the SRPX2 gene encoding sushi repeat-containing protein SRPX2 — MAQEAAPILLVVLTRLVSSTWHEGSGYYAAESHTNEVYAEEAPPEPALDYRRVPQWCATLNIHRGEATCYSPRGGSYRSSLGTRCELSCARGYRLVGPGAVQCLPSRHWSGMAYCRQIRCHVLPAVLRGSYVCSAGVQMDSRCDYTCLPGYQLEGDRSRICMEDGRWSGSEPICVDMEPPKIRCPDSRERIAEPGKLTATVYWDPPRVKDSADGIIKRVMLRGPEPGSEFPEGEHVIRYTAHDQAYNRASCKFSIRVQVRRCPVLKPPQNGYLSCTSDGNNYGATCEYLCEGGYERQGTSLRICQSTQQWTGSQPLCAPMQINTDVNSAASLLDQFHEKRRLLVISAPDPSNRYYKMQISMLQQAACGLDLRHVTTVELVGQPPHEVGRIREHQLSLGIIEELRQFLHLTRSHFNAVLLDKAGADRERYISPISPDELFVFIDTYLLSEREAARRAQSGDPCE, encoded by the exons GGTCTGGCTACTACGCAGCCGAGAGTCACACCAATGAAGTGTACGCAGAAGAAGCCCCTCCTGAACCTGCCCTGGACTATCGCCGAG tgCCCCAGTGGTGTGCCACACTCAACATCCACCGCGGAGAGGCCACCTGCTACTCTCCCCGGGGGGGCTCCTACcgcagcagcctggggacacGCTGTGAGCTGAGCTGCGCCCGTGGGTACCGCCTGGTGGGGCCCGGCGCCGTCCAGTGCCTGCCCAGCCGCCACTGGTCTGGGATGGCGTACTGCCGAC AAATCCGGTGCCACGTGCTGCCGGCAGTGCTGCGGGGCTCCTACGTGTGCTCAGCCGGCGTGCAGATGGATTCCCGCTGTGACTACACCTGCCTGCCCGGCTACCAGCTGGAGGGTGACCGAAGCCGCATCTGCATGGAGGACGGGCGCTGGAGTGGGAGCGAGCCAATCTGTGTAG ATATGGAGCCTCCCAAGATCCGCTGCCCAGATTCCCGGGAGCGGATAGCCGAGCCGGGCAAGCTGACCGCCACTGTCTACTGGGACCCCCCCCGTGTGAAGGACTCTGCTGACGGCATCATTAAGAG GGTGATGCTGCGGGGCCCCGAGCCCGGCTCTGAATTCCCCGAAGGAGAGCACGTGATCCGCTACACTGCCCATGACCAGGCGTACAACCGAGCCAGCTGCAAGTTCAGCATCCGTGTCCAAG TGAGGCGCTGCCCTGTCCTGAAGCCTCCGCAGAACGGTTACCTCTCCTGCACCTCTGACGGCAACAACTACGGAGCCACCTGCGAGTACCTGTGCGAGGGGGGCTACGAGCGCCAGGGCACCTCCCTGCGCATCTGCCAGTCCACCCAGCAGTGGACTGGCTCCCAGCCCCTTTGTGCGC CCATGCAGATCAACACGGACGTGAACTCAGCTGCCAGCCTACTGGATCAGTTCCATGAGAAACGCCGCCTCCTCGTCATCTCAGCCCCTGACCCTTCTAACCGCTACTACAAGATGCAGATCTCCATGCTGCAG CAAGCTGCCTGTGGGCTGGACCTGCGTCATGTCACCACCGTGGAGCTGGTGGGGCAGCCCCCGCACGAGGTGGGACGCATCCGGGAGCACCAGCTGTCCCTTGGCATCATTGAGGAGCTCAG gcaGTTCCTGCACCTCACCCGCTCCCACTTCAATGCGGTGCTGCTGGACAAGGCAGGCGCCGACCGCGAGCGCTACATCTCCCCCATCAGCCCTGATGAGCTCTTCGTCTTCATTGACACGTACCTGCTGAGCGAGCGGGAGGCAGCACGGCGGGCACAGAGCGGGGACCCCTGCGAGTGA